One Curtobacterium sp. MCLR17_032 genomic window carries:
- a CDS encoding amidohydrolase family protein → MTQTLIRGGWVLTAAPDASTTPSAIRDGAVLLDGDRVAAVGSFAELSAANPDATVRGGANDIVTPGFVNTHGHFSEGLITGIGSQYTLWEWLNALISHVNPVMTRDKAYAGTMLQGIQMLRSGVTTANDMFCSDPIADEPATPGVVQALEELGLRGVVSFGSGDVDRGFGPAPILEEFDALREAADASRYSTFRVGMSSIGRYSDAAWQEHIDYAVDGGHGIHVHVHEVREEVTAARQRTGRTVVGHAEATGMFRVPVIAAHSVWMDRQDRETYAANSVGVAHNPVANGILASGIAPVAELRALGIPVGIGVDGPASNDSQDFLQAMKTAAILARIRDLQATAMSAREAFEMGTIGGARALRMEAEIGSLEPGKRADLVVFDGESPTLANVHDPFQAVVFVAGSREVKDVWVDGELSLADFEVTRVDVREAVARARPLARQLVEQAGLERLSALTGGPLDDTERP, encoded by the coding sequence ATGACCCAGACCCTGATCCGCGGCGGGTGGGTACTGACCGCCGCCCCCGACGCCTCCACCACCCCGTCCGCGATCCGGGACGGCGCGGTGCTGCTCGACGGCGACCGGGTCGCCGCGGTCGGGTCGTTCGCCGAGCTGTCGGCAGCGAACCCGGACGCGACGGTCCGCGGTGGGGCGAACGACATCGTCACCCCGGGCTTCGTGAACACGCACGGGCACTTCAGCGAGGGCCTCATCACGGGCATCGGCTCGCAGTACACGCTGTGGGAGTGGCTGAACGCCCTGATCTCGCACGTCAACCCGGTGATGACGCGGGACAAGGCGTACGCGGGCACGATGCTGCAGGGCATCCAGATGCTCCGGAGCGGGGTGACGACGGCGAACGACATGTTCTGCTCGGACCCGATCGCCGACGAGCCGGCGACGCCGGGTGTCGTCCAGGCGCTCGAGGAGCTCGGGCTCCGCGGCGTCGTGTCGTTCGGCTCCGGGGACGTCGACCGCGGATTCGGTCCGGCGCCGATCCTGGAGGAGTTCGACGCCCTGCGCGAGGCCGCCGACGCCAGCCGGTACAGCACGTTCCGGGTCGGGATGTCCTCGATCGGCCGGTACTCGGACGCCGCGTGGCAGGAGCACATCGACTACGCGGTCGACGGCGGCCACGGCATCCACGTGCACGTGCACGAGGTCCGCGAAGAGGTCACTGCCGCACGCCAGCGCACCGGCAGGACCGTCGTCGGGCACGCCGAGGCGACGGGCATGTTCCGCGTGCCGGTGATCGCCGCGCACAGCGTCTGGATGGACCGTCAGGACCGCGAGACCTACGCGGCGAACAGTGTCGGCGTCGCGCACAACCCGGTGGCGAACGGCATCCTGGCGAGCGGCATCGCACCGGTCGCGGAGCTGCGGGCCCTCGGGATCCCGGTCGGCATCGGGGTGGACGGCCCGGCGTCGAACGACTCGCAGGACTTCCTGCAGGCGATGAAGACCGCGGCGATCCTGGCCCGCATCCGCGACCTGCAGGCGACCGCGATGAGCGCCCGGGAGGCGTTCGAGATGGGTACGATCGGCGGCGCCCGAGCACTGCGGATGGAGGCGGAGATCGGATCGCTGGAGCCCGGCAAGCGCGCCGATCTGGTGGTGTTCGACGGTGAGAGCCCGACGCTCGCGAACGTCCACGACCCGTTCCAGGCGGTCGTGTTCGTGGCCGGCAGCCGCGAGGTGAAGGACGTCTGGGTCGACGGCGAGCTGAGCCTGGCCGACTTCGAGGTCACCCGCGTCGACGTCCGGGAGGCGGTGGCTCGCGCCCGTCCGTTGGCTCGCCAGCTCGTCGAGCAGGCTGGGCTCGAGCGCCTGTCGGCGCTGACCGGCGGGCCGCTCGACGACACCGAACGGCCGTAG
- a CDS encoding NUDIX hydrolase has protein sequence MQDDAPEVIASTVDAPWLPPGGVADVVLGGPVLRPTGLVRLLLTDEDRVFCTRRDGSGKLDLPTARVGAEDHDGAVAIAGLARQVVGGPVPLRYVGAVRNTVTVPTPEYEWPTPVAVFAVWTTDAVPVVPGEWIAGSAGSVLAERHWYPLFRRLVASAH, from the coding sequence GTGCAGGACGACGCCCCGGAGGTCATCGCGTCGACCGTCGACGCCCCGTGGCTGCCGCCGGGCGGTGTCGCAGACGTCGTCCTCGGCGGCCCTGTGCTCCGTCCGACCGGGCTGGTCCGCCTGCTGCTGACCGACGAGGACCGCGTCTTCTGCACGCGCCGCGACGGGTCGGGCAAGCTCGACCTGCCGACGGCGCGCGTCGGTGCGGAGGACCACGACGGCGCGGTCGCGATCGCCGGTCTCGCCCGTCAGGTGGTCGGTGGTCCCGTGCCACTCCGGTACGTCGGAGCCGTCCGTAACACGGTCACGGTGCCGACACCGGAGTACGAGTGGCCGACCCCGGTCGCGGTGTTCGCCGTCTGGACGACCGACGCTGTACCCGTCGTCCCGGGCGAGTGGATCGCAGGCAGTGCAGGGTCGGTGCTGGCCGAGCGGCACTGGTACCCGCTCTTCCGGCGGCTCGTGGCGTCTGCCCACTGA
- a CDS encoding XdhC/CoxI family protein has protein sequence MFELAPRLLAVLDGGEPIVVATAVDVQGSAPSGTGTSMAVLPGGEVVGTISGGCVEGALYDSAEQVLATGVPVLERFGFEDPSDPLADWAPGLRCGGRVEVLVHRVLPTDTVVVDALRAAAVGTPTSLGLSLDAASLGTVVTAFDGCRTRVFTEYAGGRARCIVVGAVEFAVDVTNTAAMLGYAVTVVDPRPVFLTAQRFPAAQERIVGWPPRVLADTAIGPDTVVIVFTHDDRFDAEVLDLALRRGAGYVGAMGSRATHERRLSVLRDLGTPDAGRLRSPIGLDIGAETPAEMALSIMAEVVAVRRGASGGALVGGSGPVHRRSVEDAVSR, from the coding sequence ATGTTCGAACTGGCACCGCGCCTCCTGGCCGTGCTCGACGGCGGCGAGCCGATCGTCGTCGCGACCGCCGTCGACGTGCAGGGCAGCGCGCCGAGCGGCACCGGCACCTCGATGGCCGTGCTGCCCGGCGGTGAGGTCGTCGGGACGATCTCCGGCGGATGCGTCGAGGGGGCGCTCTACGACAGCGCCGAACAGGTCCTGGCGACCGGCGTCCCGGTCCTGGAACGGTTCGGGTTCGAGGACCCCTCCGACCCCCTGGCCGACTGGGCACCGGGCCTCCGCTGCGGAGGCCGGGTCGAGGTCCTCGTCCACCGTGTCCTGCCGACCGACACCGTCGTGGTCGACGCACTCCGCGCCGCCGCTGTCGGGACGCCGACGTCGCTCGGCCTGTCGCTCGACGCGGCTTCGCTCGGCACGGTCGTGACGGCGTTCGACGGCTGCCGGACCCGCGTCTTCACCGAGTACGCCGGCGGACGGGCGCGGTGCATCGTGGTCGGCGCGGTCGAGTTCGCCGTCGACGTGACGAACACCGCGGCGATGCTCGGCTACGCGGTGACCGTCGTCGACCCGCGGCCGGTGTTCCTCACCGCCCAGCGGTTCCCGGCGGCGCAGGAGCGGATCGTCGGGTGGCCGCCGCGGGTCCTGGCCGACACCGCGATCGGACCGGACACCGTCGTCATCGTTTTCACCCACGACGACCGATTCGACGCCGAGGTGCTCGACCTGGCGCTCCGCCGTGGTGCCGGGTACGTCGGGGCGATGGGGTCACGGGCGACGCACGAGCGACGGCTGTCGGTGCTGCGGGACCTCGGCACGCCGGACGCCGGGCGGCTGCGGTCCCCGATCGGCCTCGACATCGGCGCTGAGACCCCGGCCGAGATGGCGCTGTCGATCATGGCGGAGGTGGTGGCGGTCCGGCGAGGTGCTTCGGGCGGCGCGCTCGTCGGCGGCAGCGGGCCGGTGCACCGACGGTCGGTCGAGGACGCCGTGTCCCGGTGA
- a CDS encoding PLDc N-terminal domain-containing protein, whose protein sequence is MFQDTLGGGHIAVLLVIVLLEVGALVVLWRDRTRSQLAKVVWTVVVIALPVLGALGFLLNWALGRLADRLNRAR, encoded by the coding sequence GTGTTCCAGGACACTCTCGGCGGCGGGCACATCGCCGTCCTGCTCGTGATCGTGCTGCTCGAGGTCGGCGCACTGGTGGTGCTCTGGCGTGACCGGACCCGCTCGCAGCTGGCGAAGGTCGTCTGGACCGTGGTCGTCATCGCGCTGCCGGTCCTCGGCGCGCTGGGCTTCCTGCTCAACTGGGCGCTCGGACGTCTCGCCGACCGGCTGAACCGGGCGCGCTGA
- a CDS encoding HAMP domain-containing sensor histidine kinase, with protein sequence MNRRRVVVGDTTQPPATAAPPALRTTSLRLRTVVAIVLLLAVLLGGLCIAVQVLLGDQLRAQTVDRLRDRASAAAALVGTVDADDLADRLSMQGLSVRIVQPDGAEVQAGPSPEQLRTGPPDPGDLPAPGSGPGAAAGNTGTGTGAGRTTTGSADGASVVSSTTSEDDGVLTLRSRLDDGTVLTLTTGTRDVQSTLATLGWVMGAASAGFLVVAVVGVTLVVRRALRPLDVVTSTAMSIAGGDRGRRLRPHRDDTEIGRVATALDTMLDAVEGAEDQAVQAELRLRAFLSDAAHELRTPVAGVRAAAETLIRAGVQGEQQEQLAVHVVRQAGRASRLVDDMLTMARLDRGIDLDRRPVDLAAFLMAEAERLVLRLPSVHLDVRVPDHPVPALLDADRIAQVLGNLADNAARATGGDGHLLLTLLAADGADTAVVRLEDDGVGIPTADRERVFDRLVRLNDGREDRSGGAGLGLPIARGIARASGGELVAADPIVLDGAAFVLTLPVSGAGAPVPDHGREARLTPVG encoded by the coding sequence GTGAACCGCCGACGCGTCGTGGTCGGCGACACCACGCAACCGCCCGCGACAGCCGCGCCGCCCGCGCTCCGCACCACGTCCCTCCGCCTGCGGACCGTCGTGGCGATCGTGCTCCTCCTGGCCGTCCTGCTCGGCGGGCTGTGCATCGCGGTGCAGGTCCTGCTCGGCGATCAGCTCCGCGCCCAGACCGTCGACCGGCTGCGCGACCGGGCGTCGGCGGCGGCGGCCCTCGTCGGGACCGTCGATGCCGACGACCTCGCCGACCGTCTTTCGATGCAGGGCCTGTCAGTGCGCATCGTGCAGCCCGACGGTGCCGAGGTGCAGGCCGGCCCGTCGCCCGAGCAGCTCCGCACCGGACCGCCCGACCCGGGGGACCTGCCCGCGCCGGGATCAGGCCCGGGCGCCGCTGCCGGGAACACCGGCACGGGCACCGGCGCCGGCCGCACCACGACCGGCAGCGCGGACGGCGCGTCCGTGGTGTCCTCGACGACCTCCGAGGACGACGGCGTCCTGACCCTCAGGTCACGGCTCGACGACGGCACGGTCCTGACGCTGACGACCGGCACGCGCGACGTCCAGTCCACTCTGGCGACGCTCGGCTGGGTGATGGGCGCTGCCTCCGCCGGGTTCCTCGTCGTCGCCGTCGTCGGTGTCACCCTCGTCGTCCGACGGGCGCTCCGACCGCTCGACGTCGTGACGTCGACCGCGATGTCGATCGCCGGCGGTGACCGTGGCCGGCGCCTCCGACCGCACCGGGACGACACCGAGATCGGCCGGGTCGCGACCGCGCTCGACACCATGCTCGACGCGGTCGAGGGGGCGGAGGACCAGGCTGTCCAGGCCGAGCTGCGCCTCCGGGCGTTCCTGTCCGATGCCGCTCACGAACTCCGCACCCCGGTCGCCGGTGTCCGGGCGGCCGCGGAGACGCTGATCCGCGCGGGCGTGCAGGGGGAGCAGCAGGAGCAGCTCGCGGTGCACGTCGTGCGGCAGGCGGGGCGCGCCTCCCGGCTCGTCGACGACATGCTCACGATGGCGCGGTTGGACCGTGGGATCGACCTCGACCGCCGCCCGGTGGACCTGGCCGCGTTCCTGATGGCCGAGGCGGAGCGGCTGGTCCTGCGGCTGCCGTCCGTGCACCTCGACGTCCGGGTGCCGGACCATCCGGTGCCGGCGCTGCTCGACGCGGACCGGATCGCCCAGGTGCTCGGCAACCTCGCCGACAACGCCGCCCGGGCGACCGGCGGAGACGGTCACCTGCTCCTCACGCTCCTGGCTGCCGACGGTGCGGACACCGCGGTGGTCCGACTCGAGGACGACGGCGTCGGCATCCCGACTGCCGACCGCGAGCGGGTCTTCGACCGACTCGTCCGCCTGAACGACGGACGCGAGGACCGGAGCGGCGGCGCCGGCCTCGGCCTGCCGATCGCGCGCGGGATCGCCCGGGCGTCCGGCGGCGAGCTGGTCGCGGCCGACCCGATCGTCCTGGACGGCGCGGCGTTCGTGCTCACCCTGCCGGTGTCCGGCGCGGGCGCTCCGGTACCGGACCACGGCCGGGAGGCGCGGCTCACCCCCGTCGGCTGA
- a CDS encoding PDR/VanB family oxidoreductase translates to MSGPGISNGIGFTNRAGTTNGAEARHRMRIADRQRVAEDVVTLDLAPVDGGALPDWEPGAHVDLEVVPGTERQYSLVTTTPDGHWRVAVLREAGGRGGSVAVHDTLRIGDEVLVGGPRNHFGFDPDRPAVFVAGGIGITPIRAMIAAAEQAGTPWELHYAGRSRDRMAFADELLAAHPDRVVLAAADQAPRLNVVGLLAEPRDAVVYCCGPRGLMDAVEAAAAHWPAGSVRVERFEPAADVDAPGESFEVELTLTGTTVTVPADRSLLEVAEDAGAFVLSSCREGTCGTCETPVLEGAVDHRDTVLSPAEQADDRTMMVCVSRAAAGCPRLVLEL, encoded by the coding sequence ATGAGCGGGCCCGGCATCTCGAACGGCATCGGGTTCACGAACCGCGCTGGCACAACGAACGGTGCGGAGGCCCGGCACCGGATGCGCATCGCCGACCGGCAGCGGGTGGCCGAGGACGTCGTCACGCTCGACCTCGCCCCCGTCGACGGTGGTGCCCTGCCTGACTGGGAGCCCGGCGCCCACGTGGACCTCGAGGTCGTGCCCGGCACCGAACGCCAGTACTCGCTCGTCACCACCACCCCGGACGGGCACTGGCGGGTGGCGGTCCTCCGCGAAGCCGGTGGTCGGGGCGGGTCCGTCGCCGTGCATGACACCCTGCGGATCGGCGACGAGGTCCTGGTCGGCGGCCCGCGCAACCACTTCGGCTTCGACCCCGACCGGCCCGCTGTCTTCGTCGCCGGCGGCATCGGGATCACCCCGATCCGCGCGATGATCGCCGCCGCCGAGCAGGCCGGGACGCCGTGGGAGCTGCACTACGCCGGGCGCTCCCGCGACCGGATGGCGTTCGCCGACGAGCTCCTGGCCGCGCACCCCGACCGGGTCGTCCTCGCCGCGGCCGACCAGGCGCCCCGGTTGAACGTGGTCGGGCTGCTCGCCGAACCGCGGGACGCCGTCGTCTACTGCTGCGGTCCGCGGGGTCTCATGGACGCCGTCGAAGCCGCCGCCGCGCACTGGCCGGCCGGCAGCGTCCGCGTCGAGCGCTTCGAACCGGCCGCCGACGTGGACGCCCCGGGGGAGTCCTTCGAGGTCGAGCTCACCCTGACCGGCACGACCGTCACGGTCCCTGCCGACCGGTCCCTGCTCGAGGTCGCGGAGGACGCCGGGGCCTTCGTCCTGTCGTCCTGCCGCGAGGGCACCTGCGGCACGTGCGAGACCCCCGTCCTCGAGGGCGCGGTCGACCACCGGGACACCGTGCTCAGCCCCGCCGAGCAGGCCGACGACCGCACCATGATGGTCTGCGTCTCCCGCGCGGCGGCCGGCTGCCCCCGGTTGGTGCTCGAGCTCTGA
- a CDS encoding GNAT family N-acetyltransferase produces MGRRKRDTCEPELAFELLQQFWGQGFATEASRVIVGRAVVVGHDHLAATVREWMTVSLNVLDELGFVSTGERERDAVHGDSLLLRLPLR; encoded by the coding sequence CTGGGCAGGCGGAAGCGGGACACCTGCGAACCCGAGCTGGCTTTCGAGCTCCTGCAACAGTTCTGGGGTCAAGGGTTCGCGACCGAAGCATCACGAGTGATCGTCGGTCGCGCCGTGGTGGTCGGCCACGATCACTTGGCCGCGACGGTTCGCGAGTGGATGACGGTATCGCTCAACGTGCTCGACGAACTCGGGTTCGTCTCCACCGGCGAGCGGGAACGGGACGCTGTGCACGGCGATTCGCTCCTGCTCCGCTTGCCGCTTCGATGA
- a CDS encoding manganese efflux pump MntP family protein, translating to MSFWALFLIALGVSADAFAVALGKGLHMKRFNVRQAVVISIVFGLFQALMPLLGWLLGTTFARSIAAYDHWVAFGLLALVGGKMLWEAFRGHEDTDEDTDRLRIRELLVLAIATSIDALAVGVTLAFLPVSIGWAVLLIGITTAVLSFVGVAVGRRVGARFGKPAEIAGGVVLILIGVQVVLEHTGVLG from the coding sequence ATGTCGTTCTGGGCCCTCTTCCTCATCGCGCTCGGCGTCTCCGCCGACGCCTTCGCCGTCGCGCTCGGCAAGGGCCTGCACATGAAGCGGTTCAACGTCCGGCAGGCCGTGGTGATCTCGATTGTCTTCGGTCTGTTCCAGGCGCTGATGCCGTTGCTCGGCTGGCTGCTCGGCACGACGTTCGCCCGGTCGATCGCCGCCTACGACCACTGGGTGGCGTTCGGGCTGCTCGCGCTCGTGGGCGGCAAGATGCTGTGGGAGGCGTTCCGCGGGCACGAGGACACCGACGAGGACACCGACCGGCTGCGCATCCGTGAGCTGCTGGTGCTGGCCATCGCGACGAGCATCGACGCCCTCGCGGTCGGCGTCACGCTGGCGTTCCTGCCGGTGTCGATCGGGTGGGCGGTCCTGCTCATCGGCATCACGACCGCGGTCCTGAGCTTCGTCGGCGTCGCCGTCGGCCGCCGGGTCGGCGCCCGCTTCGGAAAGCCGGCCGAGATCGCCGGCGGTGTGGTGCTCATCCTCATCGGAGTGCAGGTCGTCCTCGAGCACACCGGTGTCCTCGGCTGA
- a CDS encoding response regulator transcription factor, whose amino-acid sequence MTLPARVLVIDDDESIRTAVASSLRAEGFAVRTAGDGDTLVDDLASGRPDLVVLDWMLPGASGIVLAARVRSVSDAAVVMMTARDELDDRLRGFAEGADDYVVKPFAMAELVARVTAVLRRRGRIPSVVEIGDLVVDPDGATARRGGALLDLTATEFRLLCFLAEGRGRTLSKAQILTQVWGYDDIDPNIVEVHLSALRRKMEANGPRLIHTIRGLGYRMSAERVAA is encoded by the coding sequence GTGACCCTCCCCGCCCGCGTCCTCGTCATCGACGACGATGAGTCCATCCGCACCGCCGTCGCCTCGAGCCTCCGAGCCGAGGGGTTCGCCGTGCGCACCGCCGGTGACGGCGACACCCTGGTCGACGACCTGGCCTCGGGCCGCCCCGACCTGGTGGTGCTCGACTGGATGCTGCCCGGGGCGAGCGGCATCGTGCTGGCTGCCCGGGTGCGGTCGGTGTCGGACGCGGCCGTGGTGATGATGACCGCGCGCGACGAGCTCGACGACCGGCTGCGGGGGTTCGCCGAAGGGGCCGACGACTACGTGGTGAAGCCGTTCGCGATGGCGGAGCTCGTGGCCCGGGTCACCGCGGTCCTGCGGCGGCGCGGGCGGATCCCGTCCGTGGTCGAGATCGGCGATCTCGTCGTCGATCCGGACGGTGCGACCGCCCGCCGTGGTGGTGCGCTGCTCGACCTGACCGCGACCGAGTTCCGATTGCTCTGCTTCCTGGCCGAGGGCCGTGGCCGAACCCTGTCGAAGGCGCAGATCCTGACGCAGGTGTGGGGGTACGACGACATCGACCCCAACATCGTCGAGGTGCACCTCAGCGCACTGCGGCGGAAGATGGAGGCGAACGGCCCGCGCCTCATCCACACGATCCGCGGGCTGGGCTACCGGATGAGCGCTGAGCGGGTCGCCGCGTGA
- a CDS encoding amidohydrolase family protein, with product MLTVTGALRVLVDPRTERDGDVVVDDGSSVASTLDASGCVVTAGLVNAHHHLLQTAFRTLPGTRGVPMADWLPTMAQAYGAASHDPELYGASAAVGAAEGLLSGVTTISDHHLNWPTGANPDETVALAAATVDAVRGLGGRLVFVRGSARDDPSRAAASADAIVRALLHEEAVGGTDPDGRLQIAVGPAGVHSDGEATFRALGDVAAEHGLRRRTQANEQVDTAIALERYGRRPLDLLEEWGWLAPDVTVAHLCDVTDDEIGRLAAAGVTATHAPGCDVPMGWGIAPVARLAAAGVPVGLGTSGGGSNDAGHLLADARLAMQVSALVGPQLPARQVLGMATEGSAIGLGRPELGHLGAGSAGDLCVWDVSGVADAGVADPVAGLLWASPGRRPKHVVVGGRAVVRDGRLVTADEGELAARLRERLARGRARP from the coding sequence ATGCTGACCGTCACCGGTGCCCTCCGCGTCCTCGTCGACCCCCGCACCGAACGCGACGGCGACGTGGTCGTCGACGACGGCAGCAGTGTCGCGTCCACCCTCGACGCCTCGGGCTGTGTCGTCACCGCCGGACTCGTCAACGCCCACCACCACCTGCTGCAGACCGCGTTCCGCACGCTCCCCGGCACGCGCGGGGTGCCGATGGCGGACTGGCTCCCCACGATGGCGCAGGCGTACGGAGCAGCGAGTCACGACCCCGAGCTGTACGGGGCGTCGGCGGCGGTCGGAGCCGCGGAGGGCCTCCTGTCCGGCGTCACGACCATCTCCGACCACCACCTGAACTGGCCGACCGGGGCGAACCCCGACGAGACCGTCGCGCTCGCCGCGGCGACCGTCGACGCTGTCCGCGGGCTCGGCGGCCGGCTCGTCTTCGTCCGGGGGAGCGCGCGCGACGACCCGTCGCGGGCGGCGGCGTCGGCCGACGCGATCGTCCGGGCACTGCTGCACGAAGAGGCGGTCGGCGGCACCGACCCGGACGGCCGGCTGCAGATCGCCGTCGGGCCCGCGGGTGTGCACTCCGACGGTGAGGCGACGTTCCGGGCGCTCGGCGATGTCGCCGCGGAGCACGGCCTCCGTCGGCGGACCCAGGCGAACGAGCAGGTCGACACCGCCATCGCGCTGGAGCGGTACGGGCGTCGGCCGCTCGACCTGCTCGAGGAGTGGGGCTGGCTCGCACCGGACGTGACCGTCGCGCACCTCTGCGACGTCACCGACGACGAGATCGGGCGCCTCGCTGCCGCCGGGGTCACCGCAACCCACGCACCGGGCTGCGACGTGCCGATGGGCTGGGGGATCGCGCCCGTCGCCCGGCTCGCCGCCGCGGGCGTGCCGGTCGGCCTCGGCACCAGCGGGGGCGGCAGCAACGACGCCGGACACCTGCTCGCCGACGCGCGGCTCGCGATGCAGGTCTCTGCGTTGGTCGGACCGCAGCTACCGGCACGTCAGGTGCTCGGCATGGCGACCGAGGGGTCCGCGATCGGGCTCGGGCGGCCGGAACTCGGTCACCTCGGGGCCGGTTCGGCGGGCGACCTCTGCGTCTGGGACGTGTCCGGTGTCGCGGACGCCGGAGTCGCGGACCCGGTCGCCGGACTGCTCTGGGCGTCGCCGGGGCGGCGGCCGAAGCACGTCGTCGTCGGTGGGCGCGCGGTGGTGCGGGACGGGAGGCTCGTCACGGCTGATGAGGGCGAGCTGGCGGCCCGGCTGCGGGAGCGGCTGGCGCGGGGGCGCGCGCGTCCGTGA